Proteins co-encoded in one Setaria viridis chromosome 9, Setaria_viridis_v4.0, whole genome shotgun sequence genomic window:
- the LOC117838795 gene encoding BRCT domain-containing protein At4g02110 isoform X1, producing MDSSGTDYDIGDEHLFDGVRFFLVGFESDVESQYRSEMEVRGGADAGSLGNGCTHVVVSNLFYDDPTCVAARAEGKKVVIDQWVEDSLDRGVLADVDRVIYWPVRHSNGIPGAQSLLICLTGYQRNYREYIMKMVSLMGARFSKSLIANVVTHLICYKFEGEKYEVAKKVNIKLVNHQWLEDCLKAWEILPVDDYSKSSWELELMEAQANDSEHEAEAAGPRSLSNRSSVRCTLNSKNCKETFVKYDVDARKRSPVIPSGNKEVVVGRNLNSPDHILKTEDADSKTRDITGQSSASSMVPVSAKADVFARIQSPLGHIMNAEDADSKRHDIRGQGSPNSSLLAVSAKVDGLSPIQTSLGLSQKRDNSVVRNNNSPNLQEAERKHVGARTQDFASGVLGTPSSSKMTAFSNHHLDTLNKAPGILKGHTDHVSGKSSASQDHIDVTKVPLSSPLRGNQSVDELDSSKVDRWQRHEKCAPSGIHITAAGRSNTDDKLTDHESNPKSGGDSKFNSIKNTSNSKKASRKSLLPEVHSVNHMQSPKRVEDSTLRADSNISSLEMGHQKVFENADDQSKKGNENIKCVDGLNGAYAQKRKILVSPASLNLQKEDLVSETGPLDSPFASWLSDASDAEANAVNFGKQQFSLSTSRQRRSRKTSLKHGGLINGIKLPESSSSDKNVKSSLKARMSLKAMVENKCTRTPSPAVQDGKTSFSFQNKDGEDTQGSGNAVNQDCLHEIGNLRTKDQAHDKSVHNSSNSHVVSSSGNVGTKVTDPLKVNDYEEPVVSNSELERVVSDANVKDKEDAKRLQDTSSNVQGETSYSKKVATPERRNAGAKRPRSASIEAEGSAINSGKKVVTESWPAEVIPHENADPASKNGCTMASAAELKTNPSKKALICRVTDTVAKRTRNACAKTDDTQVASSLEFSKVISQENIEANPKKFFDTGNADEQQRNSPKKIPNTRVRNTAAKRSRKSDINTSNEPLVDKTGTVATGSLFDDLFPSDNEDYPKKLSSCASASDCGTLSSKTVSNGRTRNAVAKRKMKTVEDKSGSKCGKVGSVIASVAEAVSSKRTEEISCNSNKITTDQDSDKSNKDVIKDASGLFCQDSGTVDKQGGSYNFNLRSSKRNKALTSDHEKENRLDHSNLNSISNRTSSLQSKFDAKSIEKSTRVLSDSEHQGVKVSESGTLIVSEPALFILSGNREQRRDCRSILRRLKGRVCRDSHHWSYQATHFIAPDPLRRTEKFFAAAAAGRWILKKEYLTSCTEAGKFVDEEPFEWFGSGLNDGETISLDAPRKWRNIRQQMGHGAFYGMQIVVYGQLILPTLSSCQDTVKRAVKAGDGTILATSPPYSRFLDSGFDFAVVSASLPRADAWVQEFIRHGIPCVSADYLVDYVCKPGHPLDRHVLFKTNDLANKSLEKLMKNQQEMATDMEQSEDEEDDPEDLSCSACGCKDRGEVMLICGDEDGETGCGIGMHIDCCDPPLDAVPDDDWLCPKCAVLKAKRKPTRGTERKARGSRRR from the exons ATGGATTCCTCCGGCACAGACTACGACATCGGCGACGAGCACCTGTTTGACGGCGTCCGCTTCTTCCTCGTCGGGTTCGAGAGCGACGTCGAGTCCCAG TACCGGTCTGAGATGGaggtgcgcggcggcgccgacgccgggtCATTGGGCAATGGGTGCACGCACGTAGTCGTGTCGAACCTCTTCTAC GATGACCCAACGTGCGTGGCCGCGCGGGCAGAAGGGAAAAAAGTCGTCATCGATCAGTGGGTGGAGGATAGCTTGGATCGCGGGGTGCTTGCTGATGTTGATAGG GTTATCTATTGGCCGGTGAGACATTCGAATGGAATACCTGGTGCACAATCACTGCTCATTTGCTTGACAGGTTACCAAAGAAACTATCGCGAATACATAATG AAAATGGTTTCTTTGATGGGAGCACGATTCTCCAAGTCTTTGATAGCAAATGTTGTGACTCACCTTATTTGCTATAAATTTGAAG GCGAGAAGTATGAGGTTGCGAAAAAGGTGAACATCAAACTTGTGAATCACCAGTGGTTGGAAGACTG CTTAAAGGCATGGGAAATTCTCCCAGTCGATGATTATAGCAAAAG TAGCTGGGAGCTAGAATTAATGGAGGCACAAGCTAATGACTCTGAACATGAAGCAGAAGCTGCAGGTCCAAGGTCATTAAGCAATAGGTCCAGTGTCAGGTGCACTCTCAACTCAAAAAATTGCAAGGAAACTTTTGTGAAGTATGATGTCGATGCACGAAAGCGATCACCTGTAATTCCCAGTGGTAATAAAGAGGTGGTTGTGGGAAGGAATTTGAACAGCCCTGATCATATCTTGAAGACAGAAGATGCAGACAGCAAGACACGTGATATTACAGGCCAAAGCAGTGCTAGCTCTATGGTTCCAGTTTCTGCTAAGGCTGATGTCTTTGCACGCATTCAAAGTCCACTGGGTCATATCATGAACGCAGAGGATGCAGACAGCAAGAGACATGATATTAGAGGCCAAGGCAGTCCTAACTCTAGTTTGTTGGCAGTTTCTGCTAAGGTGGATGGCCTCTCACCCATTCAAACTTCACTTGGCCTCAGTCAAAAGAGAGATAATTCTGTAGTAAGGAACAACAATAGCCCGAATCTGCAGGAAGCTGAAAGAAAACATGTTGGTGCAAGGACACAGGATTTTGCAAGTGGTGTTCTAGGCACTCCAAGCTCAAGCAAAATGACTGCTTTTAGTAATCATCATTTAGATACCTTAAATAAGGCCCCGGGCATTCTAAAGGGCCACACAGATCATGTTTCTGGAAAATCTTCTGCCAGTCAGGATCATATAGATGTTACTAAAGTCCCATTGTCCAGCCCCTTGAGAGGAAATCAGTCTGTGGATGAGCTTGATTCATCAAAAGTTGACAGATGGCAGCGTCACGAGAAGTGTGCACCCTCAGGTATTCATATCACAGCAGCTGGTCGGTCAAATACTGATGACAAGCTCACCGATCATGAGTCCAATCCAAAATCAGGAGGTGATTCCAAATTCAACAGCATCAAGAACACAAGTAACTCTAAAAAGGCCTCTCGGAAGTCTTTGTTACCAGAAGTGCATTCAGTTAACCATATGCAATCACCTAAGAGGGTCGAAGATAGCACACTGCGAGCTGACTCCAATATTTCTTCATTAGAAATGGGACATCAAAAGGTTTTTGAGAATGCTGACGATCAGAGCAAGAAAGGCAATGAAAATATTAAGTGTGTGGATGGACTAAATGGTGCATATGCTCAGAAAAGGAAGATCTTAGTCTCCCCAGCTAGCCTAAATTTGCAAAAGGAAGATCTGGTGTCAGAAACTGGTCCTTTAGATTCTCCATTTGCGAGTTGGCTGAGTGATGCATCTGACGCTGAAGCTAATGCTGTTAATTTTGGAAAGCAGCAATTTAGCTTATCTACAAGCAGACAAAGAAGATCTAGGAAGACCTCTCTCAAGCATGGTGGTCTCATTAATGGAATCAAGCTTCCTGAATCGTCTTCAAGTGATAAGAATGTAAAATCTTCATTGAAAGCAAGAATGTCACTGAAAGCAATGGTAGAAAACAAATGCACCAGGACTCCTTCACCCGCTGTTCAAGATGGAAAGACAAGTTTCTCCTTTCAAAATAAGGATGGGGAAGATACACAAGGTAGTGGTAATGCGGTGAATCAAGATTGCTTGCATGAGATAGGAAATCTTCGCACAAAGGATCAGGCACATGACAAATCTGTACATAATTCAAGTAATTCACATGTCGTTTCCTCTTCTGGAAATGTTGGCACCAAGGTTACTGATCCACTCAAGGTCAATGATTATGAAGAGCCAGTGGTGTCAAATTCTGAACTTGAGAGGGTAGTGTCTGATGCCAATGTGAAAGACAAAGAAGACGCTAAACGATTACAAGACACTTCAAGCAATGTTCAGGGTGAAACCAGTTATTCAAAGAAAGTAGCAACTCCTGAACGAAGGAATGCAGGTGCCAAGAGGCCTCGAAGTGCTAGTATTGAGGCTGAAGGGTCAGCTATTAACAGTGGTAAGAAAGTAGTTACTGAATCCTGGCCTGCTGAAGTGATTCCTCATGAGAATGCTGATCCAGCCTCCAAAAATGGCTGCACCATGGCAAGTGCAGCTGAACTCAAAACAAATCCTTCAAAGAAAGCACTGATTTGTAGAGTGACAGATACTGTTGCAAAGAGGACAAGGAATGCTTGCGCCAAGACAGATGACACACAAGTAGCTTCTAGTTTGGAGTTCAGTAAGGTGATTTCTCAAGAAAATATTGAGGCAAATCCCAAAAAGTTTTTTGACACCGGAAATGCTGATGAACAACAAAGAAATTCACCTAAGAAAATACCCAACACCAGAGTAAGGAATACAGCAGCGAAGAGGTCACGGAAATCTGACATCAACACCAGCAATGAACCGTTAGTTGACAAAACTGGGACAGTGGCAACTGGTTCATTGTTTGATGACTTGTTTCCTTCAGACAATGAAGACTACCCTAAAAAACTTTCTAGTTGTGCAAGTGCTAGTGACTGTGGAACACTTTCCTCCAAGACTGTATCGAATGGCAGAACTAGGAATGCAGTTGCCAAGAGGAAAATGAAAACTGTAGAAGACAAATCAGGCAGCAAGTGTGGCAAAGTTGGTAGTGTCATTGCATCTGTAGCAGAAGCTGTTTCATCAAAGAGAACTGAAGAGATTTCATGCAATAGCAACAAAATAACCACTGATCAGGACTCTGACAAATCCAATAAGGATGTGATAAAAGATGCATCCGGATTGTTTTGTCAAGATTCTGGTACGGTAGACAAGCAAGGAGGATCATACAATTTTAACTTGAGAAGCAGCAAAAGAAATAAAGCTCTTACTTCGGATCATGAAAAGGAGAACAGACTAGACCATAGTAATCTCAACTCTATATCAAATAGAACTAGCAGTTTGCAGTCCAAATTTGATGCAAAATCAATTGAGAAAAGCACACGAGTGCTCAGTGACAGTGAGCACCAAGGGGTAAAAGTAAGTGAATCTGGAACCTTGATCGTGAGTGAACCTGCATTATTTATTTTAAGTGGAAATCGTGAGCAGAGAAGGGATTGTCGCTCAATTCTTAGACGGCTGAAGGGACGAGTTTGTAGGGATTCACATCATTGGTCATACCAAGCAACACATTTCATTGCCCCAGATCCTCTCAGGAGAACCGAGAAGTTTtttgcagcagctgcagcaggcaG GTGGATACTCAAGAAAGAGTACTTGACTTCGTGCACTGAGGCTGGCAAGTTTGTGGATGAAGAACCATTTGAATGGTTTGGTTCGGGCCTTAATGATGGAGAAACAATCAGCCTTGATGCTCCTAGAAAATGGCGAAATATAAGGCAGCAGATGGGCCATGGTGCCTTCTATGGAATGCAGATTGTTGTCTATGGACAGCTCATACTACCAACGCTG AGTTCTTGCCAGGATACAGTGAAGCGCGCGGTAAAAGCTGGTGATGGCACCATTTTAGCAACATCGCCGCCATACAGTCGATTCCTTGACTCCGGGTTTGATTTCGCTGTAGTATCAGCGAGCTTACCAAGAGCAGACGCATGGGTTCAGGAATTCATCAGGCATGGTATTCCCTGTGTCAGTGCTGATTATCTGGTTGATTACGTCTGCAAGCCTGGCCACCCCCTCGACCGACATGTTCTCTTCAAGACAAACGATCTGGCCAACAAGTCCCTTGAGAAACTCATGAAGAACCAGCAAGAGATGGCCACGGATATGGAACAGTCGGAAGATGAAGAGGACGATCCGGAGGACCTGAGCTGCTCAGCGTGCGGGTGCAAGGACAGAGGAGAAGTGATGTTGATCTGTGGCGACGAGGACGGTGAAACCGGTTGTGGGATCGGTATGCACATCGACTGCTGCGACCCTCCCTTGGACGCTGTACCTGACGATGATTGGTTGTGCCCCAAGTGCGCTGTGCTTAAAGCCAAGAGAAAGCCTACTAGAGGCACTGAACGCAAGGCAAGAGGATCCAGGCGAAGGTGA
- the LOC117838795 gene encoding BRCT domain-containing protein At4g02110 isoform X4, whose protein sequence is MDSSGTDYDIGDEHLFDGVRFFLVGFESDVESQYRSEMEVRGGADAGSLGNGCTHVVVSNLFYDDPTCVAARAEGKKVVIDQWVEDSLDRGVLADVDRVIYWPVRHSNGIPGAQSLLICLTGYQRNYREYIMKMVSLMGARFSKSLIANVVTHLICYKFEGEKYEVAKKVNIKLVNHQWLEDCLKAWEILPVDDYSKSSWELELMEAQANDSEHEAEAAGPRSLSNRSSVRCTLNSKNCKETFVKYDVDARKRSPVIPSGNKEVVVGRNLNSPDHILKTEDADSKTRDITGQSSASSMVPVSAKADVFARIQSPLGHIMNAEDADSKRHDIRGQGSPNSSLLAVSAKVDGLSPIQTSLGLSQKRDNSVVRNNNSPNLQEAERKHVGARTQDFASGVLGTPSSSKMTAFSNHHLDTLNKAPGILKGHTDHVSGKSSASQDHIDVTKVPLSSPLRGNQSVDELDSSKVDRWQRHEKCAPSGIHITAAGRSNTDDKLTDHESNPKSGGDSKFNSIKNTSNSKKASRKSLLPEVHSVNHMQSPKRVEDSTLRADSNISSLEMGHQKVFENADDQSKKGNENIKCVDGLNGAYAQKRKILVSPASLNLQKEDLVSETGPLDSPFASWLSDASDAEANAVNFGKQQFSLSTSRQRRSRKTSLKHGGLINGIKLPESSSSDKNVKSSLKARMSLKAMVENKCTRTPSPAVQDGKTSFSFQNKDGEDTQGSGNAVNQDCLHEIGNLRTKDQAHDKSVHNSSNSHVVSSSGNVGTKVTDPLKVNDYEEPVVSNSELERVVSDANVKDKEDAKRLQDTSSNVQGETSYSKKVATPERRNAGAKRPRSASIEAEGSAINSGKKVVTESWPAEVIPHENADPASKNGCTMASAAELKTNPSKKALICRVTDTVAKRTRNACAKTDDTQVASSLEFSKVISQENIEANPKKFFDTGNADEQQRNSPKKIPNTRVRNTAAKRSRKSDINTSNEPLVDKTGTVATGSLFDDLFPSDNEDYPKKLSSCASASDCGTLSSKTVSNGRTRNAVAKRKMKTVEDKSGSKCGKVGSVIASVAEAVSSKRTEEISCNSNKITTDQDSDKSNKDVIKDASGLFCQDSGTVDKQGGSYNFNLRSSKRNKALTSDHEKENRLDHSNLNSISNRTSSLQSKFDAKSIEKSTRVLSDSEHQGVKVSESGTLIVSEPALFILSGNREQRRDCRSILRRLKGRVCRDSHHWSYQATHFIAPDPLRRTEKFFAAAAAGRWILKKEYLTSCTEAGKFVDEEPFEWFGSGLNDGETISLDAPRKWRNIRQQMGHGAFYGMQIVVYGQLILPTL, encoded by the exons ATGGATTCCTCCGGCACAGACTACGACATCGGCGACGAGCACCTGTTTGACGGCGTCCGCTTCTTCCTCGTCGGGTTCGAGAGCGACGTCGAGTCCCAG TACCGGTCTGAGATGGaggtgcgcggcggcgccgacgccgggtCATTGGGCAATGGGTGCACGCACGTAGTCGTGTCGAACCTCTTCTAC GATGACCCAACGTGCGTGGCCGCGCGGGCAGAAGGGAAAAAAGTCGTCATCGATCAGTGGGTGGAGGATAGCTTGGATCGCGGGGTGCTTGCTGATGTTGATAGG GTTATCTATTGGCCGGTGAGACATTCGAATGGAATACCTGGTGCACAATCACTGCTCATTTGCTTGACAGGTTACCAAAGAAACTATCGCGAATACATAATG AAAATGGTTTCTTTGATGGGAGCACGATTCTCCAAGTCTTTGATAGCAAATGTTGTGACTCACCTTATTTGCTATAAATTTGAAG GCGAGAAGTATGAGGTTGCGAAAAAGGTGAACATCAAACTTGTGAATCACCAGTGGTTGGAAGACTG CTTAAAGGCATGGGAAATTCTCCCAGTCGATGATTATAGCAAAAG TAGCTGGGAGCTAGAATTAATGGAGGCACAAGCTAATGACTCTGAACATGAAGCAGAAGCTGCAGGTCCAAGGTCATTAAGCAATAGGTCCAGTGTCAGGTGCACTCTCAACTCAAAAAATTGCAAGGAAACTTTTGTGAAGTATGATGTCGATGCACGAAAGCGATCACCTGTAATTCCCAGTGGTAATAAAGAGGTGGTTGTGGGAAGGAATTTGAACAGCCCTGATCATATCTTGAAGACAGAAGATGCAGACAGCAAGACACGTGATATTACAGGCCAAAGCAGTGCTAGCTCTATGGTTCCAGTTTCTGCTAAGGCTGATGTCTTTGCACGCATTCAAAGTCCACTGGGTCATATCATGAACGCAGAGGATGCAGACAGCAAGAGACATGATATTAGAGGCCAAGGCAGTCCTAACTCTAGTTTGTTGGCAGTTTCTGCTAAGGTGGATGGCCTCTCACCCATTCAAACTTCACTTGGCCTCAGTCAAAAGAGAGATAATTCTGTAGTAAGGAACAACAATAGCCCGAATCTGCAGGAAGCTGAAAGAAAACATGTTGGTGCAAGGACACAGGATTTTGCAAGTGGTGTTCTAGGCACTCCAAGCTCAAGCAAAATGACTGCTTTTAGTAATCATCATTTAGATACCTTAAATAAGGCCCCGGGCATTCTAAAGGGCCACACAGATCATGTTTCTGGAAAATCTTCTGCCAGTCAGGATCATATAGATGTTACTAAAGTCCCATTGTCCAGCCCCTTGAGAGGAAATCAGTCTGTGGATGAGCTTGATTCATCAAAAGTTGACAGATGGCAGCGTCACGAGAAGTGTGCACCCTCAGGTATTCATATCACAGCAGCTGGTCGGTCAAATACTGATGACAAGCTCACCGATCATGAGTCCAATCCAAAATCAGGAGGTGATTCCAAATTCAACAGCATCAAGAACACAAGTAACTCTAAAAAGGCCTCTCGGAAGTCTTTGTTACCAGAAGTGCATTCAGTTAACCATATGCAATCACCTAAGAGGGTCGAAGATAGCACACTGCGAGCTGACTCCAATATTTCTTCATTAGAAATGGGACATCAAAAGGTTTTTGAGAATGCTGACGATCAGAGCAAGAAAGGCAATGAAAATATTAAGTGTGTGGATGGACTAAATGGTGCATATGCTCAGAAAAGGAAGATCTTAGTCTCCCCAGCTAGCCTAAATTTGCAAAAGGAAGATCTGGTGTCAGAAACTGGTCCTTTAGATTCTCCATTTGCGAGTTGGCTGAGTGATGCATCTGACGCTGAAGCTAATGCTGTTAATTTTGGAAAGCAGCAATTTAGCTTATCTACAAGCAGACAAAGAAGATCTAGGAAGACCTCTCTCAAGCATGGTGGTCTCATTAATGGAATCAAGCTTCCTGAATCGTCTTCAAGTGATAAGAATGTAAAATCTTCATTGAAAGCAAGAATGTCACTGAAAGCAATGGTAGAAAACAAATGCACCAGGACTCCTTCACCCGCTGTTCAAGATGGAAAGACAAGTTTCTCCTTTCAAAATAAGGATGGGGAAGATACACAAGGTAGTGGTAATGCGGTGAATCAAGATTGCTTGCATGAGATAGGAAATCTTCGCACAAAGGATCAGGCACATGACAAATCTGTACATAATTCAAGTAATTCACATGTCGTTTCCTCTTCTGGAAATGTTGGCACCAAGGTTACTGATCCACTCAAGGTCAATGATTATGAAGAGCCAGTGGTGTCAAATTCTGAACTTGAGAGGGTAGTGTCTGATGCCAATGTGAAAGACAAAGAAGACGCTAAACGATTACAAGACACTTCAAGCAATGTTCAGGGTGAAACCAGTTATTCAAAGAAAGTAGCAACTCCTGAACGAAGGAATGCAGGTGCCAAGAGGCCTCGAAGTGCTAGTATTGAGGCTGAAGGGTCAGCTATTAACAGTGGTAAGAAAGTAGTTACTGAATCCTGGCCTGCTGAAGTGATTCCTCATGAGAATGCTGATCCAGCCTCCAAAAATGGCTGCACCATGGCAAGTGCAGCTGAACTCAAAACAAATCCTTCAAAGAAAGCACTGATTTGTAGAGTGACAGATACTGTTGCAAAGAGGACAAGGAATGCTTGCGCCAAGACAGATGACACACAAGTAGCTTCTAGTTTGGAGTTCAGTAAGGTGATTTCTCAAGAAAATATTGAGGCAAATCCCAAAAAGTTTTTTGACACCGGAAATGCTGATGAACAACAAAGAAATTCACCTAAGAAAATACCCAACACCAGAGTAAGGAATACAGCAGCGAAGAGGTCACGGAAATCTGACATCAACACCAGCAATGAACCGTTAGTTGACAAAACTGGGACAGTGGCAACTGGTTCATTGTTTGATGACTTGTTTCCTTCAGACAATGAAGACTACCCTAAAAAACTTTCTAGTTGTGCAAGTGCTAGTGACTGTGGAACACTTTCCTCCAAGACTGTATCGAATGGCAGAACTAGGAATGCAGTTGCCAAGAGGAAAATGAAAACTGTAGAAGACAAATCAGGCAGCAAGTGTGGCAAAGTTGGTAGTGTCATTGCATCTGTAGCAGAAGCTGTTTCATCAAAGAGAACTGAAGAGATTTCATGCAATAGCAACAAAATAACCACTGATCAGGACTCTGACAAATCCAATAAGGATGTGATAAAAGATGCATCCGGATTGTTTTGTCAAGATTCTGGTACGGTAGACAAGCAAGGAGGATCATACAATTTTAACTTGAGAAGCAGCAAAAGAAATAAAGCTCTTACTTCGGATCATGAAAAGGAGAACAGACTAGACCATAGTAATCTCAACTCTATATCAAATAGAACTAGCAGTTTGCAGTCCAAATTTGATGCAAAATCAATTGAGAAAAGCACACGAGTGCTCAGTGACAGTGAGCACCAAGGGGTAAAAGTAAGTGAATCTGGAACCTTGATCGTGAGTGAACCTGCATTATTTATTTTAAGTGGAAATCGTGAGCAGAGAAGGGATTGTCGCTCAATTCTTAGACGGCTGAAGGGACGAGTTTGTAGGGATTCACATCATTGGTCATACCAAGCAACACATTTCATTGCCCCAGATCCTCTCAGGAGAACCGAGAAGTTTtttgcagcagctgcagcaggcaG GTGGATACTCAAGAAAGAGTACTTGACTTCGTGCACTGAGGCTGGCAAGTTTGTGGATGAAGAACCATTTGAATGGTTTGGTTCGGGCCTTAATGATGGAGAAACAATCAGCCTTGATGCTCCTAGAAAATGGCGAAATATAAGGCAGCAGATGGGCCATGGTGCCTTCTATGGAATGCAGATTGTTGTCTATGGACAGCTCATACTACCAACGCTG TGA